The following are encoded together in the Microcoleus sp. bin38.metabat.b11b12b14.051 genome:
- the rppA gene encoding two-component system response regulator RppA, giving the protein MRILLVEDEPDLGKAIDRTLKQEKYIVDWAQDGNEAWEYLDNQWTQYTLAIFDWLLPGLSGIQLLHKLRAKHSFLPVLMLTAKDRMEDKVAGLDAGADDYLVKPFGMEELLARLRALQRRSPQIQPQQLQIGNLALDCGNRTACHLNQNGTNQIISLTNKEFQLLEYFMKHPNQIVTTDQIRNQIWEASADAFSNVVAAQVRLLRRKLESVGCANLIETVHGVGYRMRN; this is encoded by the coding sequence ATGAGAATTTTGCTAGTTGAAGATGAGCCAGATTTGGGAAAGGCGATCGATCGCACTTTGAAGCAAGAAAAATACATAGTTGACTGGGCCCAAGACGGAAATGAAGCTTGGGAATATCTAGACAATCAGTGGACACAATACACTCTAGCCATTTTTGACTGGTTGCTTCCGGGATTGTCGGGAATACAACTGCTGCACAAATTGCGCGCTAAACATAGCTTTCTGCCAGTTTTGATGCTGACAGCCAAAGACAGGATGGAAGATAAAGTGGCGGGATTGGATGCCGGGGCTGACGATTATTTGGTCAAGCCCTTTGGGATGGAGGAACTGTTAGCTAGGTTGCGGGCGTTGCAAAGGCGATCGCCCCAAATCCAGCCCCAACAGCTACAAATCGGCAATCTCGCCTTAGATTGCGGTAATCGCACGGCTTGTCACCTCAATCAAAACGGCACAAACCAGATAATTTCGTTGACTAACAAAGAGTTTCAATTGTTAGAATATTTCATGAAACATCCGAATCAAATTGTCACTACCGACCAAATTCGGAATCAGATATGGGAAGCCAGTGCAGATGCTTTTAGCAATGTAGTAGCCGCTCAAGTGCGGTTGCTGCGGCGCAAACTCGAATCAGTTGGCTGTGCGAATTTAATTGAAACTGTACATGGTGTTGGATACCGGATGAGAAATTAA
- a CDS encoding DUF2808 domain-containing protein: MKKLIYAAAFTFLLASNLRAIAGGAMQNANVAHLVGSAATPNRAGFQGATHRFDVHVQGRSLSEIAIALPDDLSIRGGIEVKNQSGQKIESQVSVNNQRATVVFAQPVAPDTTISIYMRGINTPGYSRNWGYVISAKMVGINAEMPLGRVGIQTY; this comes from the coding sequence ATGAAAAAGTTAATTTATGCTGCTGCATTTACATTCCTCCTAGCATCTAATCTGCGTGCAATTGCGGGAGGAGCGATGCAAAATGCTAATGTTGCTCACCTTGTTGGTAGCGCTGCAACTCCTAATAGAGCTGGCTTTCAGGGTGCTACCCATCGTTTTGATGTTCACGTTCAGGGAAGATCTCTTTCAGAAATTGCGATCGCCCTTCCAGACGATCTGAGCATCAGGGGAGGAATTGAGGTCAAAAATCAATCCGGTCAGAAAATCGAGAGTCAAGTATCTGTCAACAATCAAAGAGCAACAGTAGTTTTTGCTCAACCAGTCGCGCCTGACACCACGATATCAATTTATATGCGCGGTATTAATACTCCCGGTTACAGTCGCAATTGGGGATACGTCATATCTGCTAAAATGGTGGGAATAAATGCAGAAATGCCCCTGGGTCGAGTTGGCATTCAAACTTACTGA
- a CDS encoding efflux RND transporter permease subunit, translated as MFSTILRWVINRRWLVVLATIIISLWTLYIIPKMSLDVFPPFAPPQVEIQTEAPGLAPEEIESLVTLPIESAINGTPGVTAVRSSSAVGISAVKVIFDWGTNIYQARQLITERLQQAQSKLPAGVEAPQISPTTSPVGLVITYAFTSETTPLMEVRRLVDWQVTNRLLAVTGVAQVVAYGGEQRQYQVLVEPAKLKAFNVSLQQVAEAAKAANVNAPGGYLITPDKETLIRGVGRIESVADLQQSAIASRQGTPVRIGDVADVKIGAAIKRGNGSFNGKKAVIVMVNRQPIADTPTVTKAVEAAMAELQQALPKDIKVTVTFRQEEYINSSVENVRSALVEGSIIVTIILIPFLMNWRTLTVVLLDFFLTWLFGLLAMYWLGLGLNTMTLGGLSVAIGTAIDDAIVYAENTYRNLRENTASGHPRPVMDVIFDGSQEVRDSLIGATIIGIVVFSPIFTLPGVEGRIFTPMGITYLVVVVISSLESLFVSPALCAILLPSKRMSAEEPWLPRFCKRIYHFFIQLSMRYSAIILILATASMVAALVILPSFGRVFLPEFQEQTLVNTILLYPGVSLETTDSAAFAMEDALKGDRRFEYVQVRSGRAPGDADAAGVNLAHIDIGLSEEGMKNRSKTLESLRQEFAKLPGVAPNIGGFISHRMDEVLSGVRSQIAVKIFGPDLNQLRSLGAQVEAQMKTVKGIVDLQLEPQVPVSQIQIKFNRQAAGRYGLKIGELSEIIETALNGKVVSQVLEAQQTFDLVVWLQPSARNNLETIQNLLVDIPPLSPPYKGGDERGGKIPLAQVATVTYGTGPNTINRENVSRLIVAAANAKGRDLRSVVNEIKAKVKREVQLPFGYFIQYGGQFEAEERASQNILVFSAIAFLVITVLMYLSVKSIPSTAMIMINLPLGLVGGIIAVALTGGIISVASLVGFVTLFGVATRNGLLLVDNYNTKFAEGMPLKEAVIKGSMERLNAILMTALTSALGLAPLVLEGGPGKEILQPLSIVVLGGLFTSTALTLLVLPALYAQFGRFLRPQQPQPFVEDGKVVKSVFEQ; from the coding sequence ATGTTCAGCACTATTCTGAGATGGGTAATTAATCGTCGTTGGCTAGTCGTTCTCGCCACCATTATTATTAGTCTTTGGACATTATATATCATCCCCAAAATGTCCCTCGATGTCTTCCCGCCTTTTGCACCGCCGCAAGTCGAAATTCAGACAGAAGCACCGGGCCTCGCACCGGAAGAAATCGAATCTTTAGTAACACTTCCGATCGAAAGTGCGATTAACGGAACTCCTGGAGTAACAGCAGTGCGATCGTCTTCTGCTGTGGGTATTTCTGCGGTTAAAGTAATATTTGATTGGGGAACTAACATTTATCAAGCACGCCAATTAATAACAGAAAGATTGCAGCAAGCTCAAAGCAAACTCCCGGCTGGCGTAGAAGCGCCACAAATTTCTCCGACAACTTCTCCTGTCGGACTGGTAATTACCTATGCTTTCACATCAGAAACTACTCCTTTGATGGAAGTGCGCCGTCTGGTAGATTGGCAAGTCACAAATCGCCTTCTCGCCGTGACTGGCGTTGCTCAAGTCGTGGCTTACGGCGGCGAACAAAGGCAGTATCAAGTATTAGTAGAACCTGCTAAGTTAAAAGCTTTTAATGTGTCCTTGCAGCAAGTGGCGGAAGCGGCAAAGGCTGCGAATGTTAATGCGCCCGGGGGTTATTTAATTACACCGGATAAAGAAACTTTAATTCGGGGCGTGGGGCGGATTGAGTCGGTGGCGGATTTGCAGCAATCTGCGATCGCCTCTCGACAAGGAACACCCGTCAGAATTGGTGATGTCGCTGATGTCAAGATTGGTGCTGCAATCAAGCGGGGAAATGGCAGTTTTAACGGCAAAAAAGCTGTGATTGTGATGGTAAACCGACAGCCCATTGCTGATACTCCGACGGTGACGAAAGCGGTTGAGGCGGCTATGGCTGAGCTACAGCAAGCTCTGCCTAAGGATATTAAGGTGACAGTGACTTTCCGGCAGGAAGAGTATATCAACTCTTCGGTGGAAAATGTGCGATCGGCTTTAGTGGAAGGTAGCATCATCGTCACCATCATCCTAATCCCGTTTTTGATGAATTGGCGCACTCTGACGGTGGTTTTGCTCGATTTCTTCCTAACTTGGCTGTTCGGGCTGCTGGCGATGTATTGGCTGGGGCTGGGATTGAATACGATGACTTTGGGTGGGTTGTCGGTGGCGATCGGAACTGCGATCGACGATGCGATCGTTTATGCCGAAAATACCTACCGAAATTTACGAGAAAATACGGCTTCTGGGCATCCGCGCCCGGTGATGGATGTGATTTTTGACGGCAGTCAGGAGGTGCGAGATTCGTTAATTGGAGCAACGATAATAGGGATTGTGGTGTTTTCGCCGATTTTTACTTTGCCCGGTGTAGAAGGTCGGATTTTTACGCCGATGGGGATTACTTATTTGGTGGTTGTGGTGATTTCTAGTCTGGAATCACTGTTTGTTTCTCCGGCGCTTTGTGCTATTTTGTTGCCGAGCAAACGCATGAGTGCTGAGGAGCCTTGGCTGCCGAGATTTTGCAAGCGCATCTATCACTTTTTCATCCAATTGTCAATGCGTTATTCGGCGATAATTTTAATTTTAGCTACTGCTAGTATGGTGGCTGCATTAGTTATTTTACCTTCCTTTGGTCGAGTGTTTTTGCCAGAATTTCAGGAGCAAACTTTGGTAAATACTATTCTGCTTTATCCGGGGGTGTCTTTGGAGACGACGGATAGCGCGGCTTTTGCTATGGAAGATGCTCTTAAGGGTGATCGCAGGTTTGAATACGTGCAAGTGCGATCGGGCAGAGCTCCGGGCGATGCTGATGCTGCGGGTGTGAATTTAGCTCACATCGATATTGGTTTGAGCGAGGAAGGAATGAAAAATCGGTCGAAAACTTTGGAATCATTGCGGCAAGAATTTGCTAAATTGCCGGGAGTTGCACCAAATATCGGCGGTTTTATTTCTCACCGGATGGATGAGGTTTTGTCTGGTGTCAGGAGTCAGATTGCTGTGAAAATCTTTGGCCCGGATTTGAATCAGCTTCGCAGTCTCGGCGCTCAAGTTGAAGCGCAAATGAAAACTGTTAAGGGAATTGTGGATTTGCAATTAGAACCGCAAGTACCGGTGTCACAAATTCAAATTAAGTTTAACCGCCAAGCCGCGGGGAGATACGGTTTGAAAATAGGAGAACTTTCGGAAATAATTGAGACTGCTTTAAATGGCAAAGTTGTCTCCCAAGTTTTGGAGGCGCAGCAAACTTTTGATTTAGTTGTGTGGTTGCAGCCGTCAGCGAGAAACAACCTCGAAACTATTCAGAATTTGTTAGTTGATATCCCCCCTCTTTCCCCTCCTTATAAAGGGGGGGATGAAAGGGGGGGTAAAATTCCCTTGGCGCAAGTTGCAACTGTTACATACGGTACGGGCCCAAATACGATTAATCGTGAGAATGTTTCGCGGTTGATTGTGGCGGCGGCTAATGCGAAAGGTCGGGATTTGCGATCGGTGGTGAATGAAATCAAAGCTAAAGTCAAACGAGAGGTGCAGTTGCCTTTTGGCTATTTTATCCAGTATGGCGGTCAATTTGAGGCGGAAGAAAGGGCTTCGCAGAATATTCTGGTGTTTAGCGCGATCGCCTTTTTGGTCATTACCGTATTGATGTACTTGTCCGTTAAGTCAATTCCTTCAACTGCGATGATTATGATCAATTTACCTCTCGGCTTAGTTGGAGGAATAATTGCTGTAGCTTTGACGGGCGGTATAATTTCCGTAGCTTCCCTCGTTGGCTTTGTCACATTATTCGGCGTAGCTACCCGCAACGGCTTGTTGTTAGTAGACAACTATAACACTAAATTTGCTGAAGGAATGCCCTTGAAAGAAGCTGTTATTAAAGGTTCAATGGAACGCCTCAACGCCATTCTAATGACCGCTTTAACTTCAGCTTTGGGTTTAGCACCTTTAGTTTTAGAAGGCGGCCCCGGCAAAGAAATTCTGCAACCTTTGTCGATCGTAGTTTTGGGGGGATTATTTACTTCTACTGCCTTAACTCTGCTAGTTTTACCAGCTTTATATGCTCAATTCGGTAGATTTTTAAGACCTCAACAACCTCAGCCTTTTGTGGAAGATGGAAAAGTAGTTAAATCAGTATTTGAGCAGTGA
- a CDS encoding phosphatase PAP2 family protein yields MLRKSYDFWVQHINPHLNTLIVTIGVVGLTSCLAIACLLAWLFQEVLEREAFAFDTTWLNWLHGYANPSRDVVMLTVTQLADASVVVVIVAVTLGILWWKHYREEAKFFALACLGALILNTGLKLFFSKPRPQIFPSLIAETSFSFPSGHALGGFVMYGFLAYLLSAHFPKFSKLIYTLAVVTIALIGLSRMYIGVHWPTDIIAGYGIGYLWLMICITMLKLQTRQV; encoded by the coding sequence ATGTTACGCAAGTCTTATGATTTTTGGGTGCAGCATATAAACCCACACTTAAATACTTTAATTGTGACAATCGGTGTAGTTGGACTTACCAGTTGTCTGGCTATTGCTTGTCTTTTAGCATGGCTGTTTCAAGAAGTATTAGAACGAGAAGCTTTTGCCTTTGATACTACTTGGTTGAACTGGCTGCACGGATATGCAAATCCGAGTCGAGATGTGGTGATGCTAACAGTTACTCAGCTTGCTGATGCTAGTGTCGTTGTAGTAATTGTAGCAGTTACGCTAGGAATTCTGTGGTGGAAGCATTACCGCGAGGAAGCTAAATTTTTTGCTCTTGCTTGTTTGGGAGCATTGATTCTCAATACTGGATTAAAGTTATTCTTTAGCAAGCCTCGTCCCCAGATTTTTCCCAGCTTAATTGCAGAAACATCTTTTAGTTTTCCTAGCGGTCACGCTTTAGGAGGTTTTGTGATGTATGGATTTCTAGCTTACCTGCTTTCTGCTCACTTTCCCAAGTTTTCCAAACTTATTTATACTCTAGCCGTTGTGACGATCGCTCTAATTGGCCTGAGTCGGATGTATATAGGAGTACACTGGCCAACAGATATCATTGCTGGCTACGGAATCGGGTATCTTTGGCTGATGATTTGCATCACAATGTTGAAGTTGCAAACCAGACAAGTTTAG
- a CDS encoding efflux RND transporter periplasmic adaptor subunit, with the protein MIFHKYAQYSAIISSCSGCFFSFILLSSPAAVFAHAGHGNEFHQEGETTQIPAAISVDAATAKRLGIKVSPAARQRLDIGIKTTGQIETLPNQKVEVTAPVAGKVVELLVKPGDKVSKGQPVAVLSSAELGQLRVESLSKQAESEADLQQAQGDLKLATENYDRLIKISEAEIIQARTQLAATTQQYEREQELVNKGSVVKVAKQNYQRQLEIAQAEIARAETELTVAKEQFDRDRELVASGAIARRTMLESQAHFAEAKANVAKAKSRPEVIKAETEIKQAEVDLPMRELRDSQGKVAEAKAQLTKAQSRREVLEAENQVKRAKTAVQVAQSRIRLADAAYQARLQQLGTVANEQGLVTVIAPIAGTIADRAITLGESVSPEKPLMSVLNDSRVFATANIYEKDLNQVKQGQEVRVKVANLGDRIFKGKITLIGSSVQGETRIVPVKAELDNSQGELKPGLFAELEILTDKNVTNVLAIPSTAVVDASGKKTVYVQNGDAYQAVDIEVGQTAGDLVEIKSGLFDGDLIVTQRAPQLYAQSLRGGSKPSKTEEKPDTTAPTAQTTTNNFPQQMWWLAGTGGAAILGTLAFSVGVLAGRRKGDRSATASNLEDSPIVYETEIYLDNSQLNLPNSTAIIEERKESNQLH; encoded by the coding sequence ATGATATTTCACAAATATGCTCAATATTCAGCAATTATTAGCAGTTGTTCGGGATGTTTTTTCAGCTTTATTTTGCTGAGCTCTCCCGCCGCCGTTTTCGCCCACGCTGGGCACGGAAATGAATTTCACCAAGAGGGCGAAACAACTCAAATTCCTGCTGCTATCTCCGTCGATGCCGCCACAGCAAAACGGTTGGGGATTAAAGTCTCTCCGGCCGCCCGCCAGCGATTAGATATCGGCATCAAAACCACAGGACAAATTGAAACTTTGCCCAACCAAAAGGTAGAAGTTACGGCTCCGGTGGCTGGCAAAGTGGTAGAGTTGTTAGTTAAGCCTGGGGACAAAGTATCAAAAGGTCAACCTGTTGCGGTTTTGTCGAGTGCAGAATTAGGACAGTTGCGGGTTGAATCTCTCTCGAAACAAGCGGAATCTGAGGCGGATTTGCAGCAAGCGCAAGGTGATTTGAAACTAGCTACCGAAAATTACGATCGCCTAATTAAAATCTCTGAAGCCGAAATAATACAGGCACGCACTCAATTAGCAGCAACGACTCAACAGTACGAGCGAGAGCAAGAATTAGTAAATAAGGGCTCTGTTGTCAAAGTTGCTAAACAAAATTATCAGCGCCAGCTTGAAATAGCGCAAGCAGAAATAGCGCGAGCAGAAACAGAATTGACTGTGGCTAAAGAACAGTTCGATCGCGATCGAGAATTAGTGGCATCAGGTGCGATCGCGCGGCGTACAATGCTAGAGTCGCAAGCCCACTTCGCCGAAGCAAAAGCCAATGTTGCGAAGGCAAAAAGCCGTCCCGAAGTTATCAAAGCCGAAACCGAAATTAAACAAGCTGAAGTAGACCTACCCATGCGGGAATTGCGCGATTCCCAAGGCAAAGTAGCAGAAGCCAAAGCTCAACTCACCAAAGCTCAGAGCCGCCGGGAAGTGCTAGAAGCCGAGAATCAGGTCAAACGCGCCAAAACTGCCGTGCAAGTCGCTCAGTCGCGCATTCGCTTAGCCGATGCAGCCTATCAAGCGCGCCTGCAACAATTAGGTACTGTTGCGAATGAGCAGGGACTTGTCACCGTAATTGCTCCGATTGCTGGTACGATCGCCGATCGCGCCATCACCCTAGGAGAGTCTGTAAGCCCTGAAAAACCGTTGATGAGCGTCCTCAATGACAGTCGGGTTTTCGCTACAGCCAACATTTACGAAAAAGACTTGAATCAGGTAAAACAGGGCCAGGAAGTCAGGGTAAAAGTTGCTAACTTGGGCGATCGTATTTTCAAGGGAAAAATCACCTTAATTGGCTCATCCGTGCAAGGAGAAACGCGAATTGTACCCGTGAAAGCAGAACTAGATAATAGTCAAGGCGAATTAAAGCCGGGACTATTTGCGGAGTTAGAGATTTTAACCGACAAAAATGTTACTAATGTTTTAGCAATTCCGAGTACAGCAGTAGTAGATGCTAGCGGTAAAAAAACCGTTTACGTGCAGAATGGCGATGCTTATCAAGCTGTTGACATTGAAGTCGGTCAAACTGCGGGGGATTTAGTAGAAATCAAGAGCGGTTTATTCGATGGAGATTTGATTGTTACCCAGCGCGCACCTCAACTTTACGCCCAATCTCTGCGGGGCGGCAGCAAGCCATCAAAAACCGAGGAAAAGCCAGATACAACTGCACCAACAGCACAGACAACTACTAACAATTTTCCGCAGCAAATGTGGTGGTTAGCCGGAACAGGAGGAGCAGCAATATTGGGTACTCTAGCATTTTCTGTCGGTGTTTTAGCAGGTCGCAGAAAGGGCGATCGATCCGCAACAGCGAGCAACTTAGAAGACAGCCCAATTGTTTATGAAACAGAGATTTATCTCGACAATTCTCAGCTCAATTTGCCTAACTCAACTGCAATTATTGAGGAACGTAAAGAATCTAACCAGCTTCATTAA
- a CDS encoding DUF305 domain-containing protein — MKPISLKTSFAALILTATAALTGGVLAACSKAPTSQTQAPNVTAATEANNKQDAAQSGMGGMNHNMSMDLGPADADYDLRFIDGMTVHHQGAVNMAKELLNKSQRPEMKKLANSIIAAQNREINQMKEWRKTWYAKADSTPMAYHAQMGHMMAMTPEQMQSMMMSMDLGAADAQFDLRFLNAMIPHHEGALVMAQDALKKSKRPEINKLSQEILTSQKQEIQQMKDWRKTWYKQ, encoded by the coding sequence ATGAAACCAATTTCATTAAAAACAAGCTTTGCAGCACTGATATTGACCGCCACAGCAGCCCTCACCGGCGGAGTGCTGGCAGCTTGTTCAAAAGCTCCCACCAGCCAAACTCAAGCCCCAAATGTTACCGCAGCAACTGAAGCAAACAACAAGCAAGACGCGGCACAAAGCGGTATGGGTGGCATGAATCATAATATGTCAATGGATTTAGGCCCTGCGGATGCCGACTACGATTTGCGATTTATTGATGGCATGACAGTACACCATCAAGGTGCTGTCAACATGGCGAAAGAGCTGCTGAATAAATCCCAGCGCCCGGAAATGAAAAAACTAGCTAATAGCATTATTGCCGCTCAAAACCGCGAAATCAATCAAATGAAAGAGTGGCGCAAAACTTGGTATGCTAAAGCCGACAGTACGCCAATGGCTTATCACGCTCAAATGGGTCACATGATGGCAATGACTCCCGAACAAATGCAAAGCATGATGATGAGCATGGATTTAGGAGCGGCTGACGCTCAATTTGACCTGCGATTTCTGAATGCGATGATTCCCCACCACGAAGGAGCTTTAGTCATGGCCCAAGATGCTTTGAAGAAGTCTAAACGCCCAGAAATCAATAAATTATCTCAAGAAATTTTGACTTCGCAAAAGCAAGAAATTCAGCAAATGAAAGACTGGCGCAAAACTTGGTACAAACAGTAG
- a CDS encoding heavy-metal-associated domain-containing protein codes for MTLQLKVPKMACSACTSTIAKAVQAIDSAATVEADLKTKLVTIQTAKPESEVRKAIASAGYPAS; via the coding sequence ATGACTTTACAGCTAAAAGTTCCCAAAATGGCGTGTTCTGCTTGTACGAGTACGATCGCAAAAGCAGTCCAAGCCATTGACTCAGCCGCCACTGTTGAGGCGGATCTCAAGACAAAATTGGTCACGATTCAAACCGCTAAGCCGGAAAGTGAAGTTAGGAAAGCGATCGCATCTGCTGGCTATCCAGCAAGTTGA
- a CDS encoding heavy metal translocating P-type ATPase encodes MDNLTLKLRGMSCASCASSVEQAIKSVPGVIECSVNFGREQATIKYDSKQTDLTTIQSAVDAAGYEALPLQEMAAVEDDAEQADRKSASQKLQVKLWIAGSISILLVLGGIPAMTGLHLPFIPAWLHNSWLQLALTSPVQFWCGKSFYIGAWKSLKRHVATMDTLIALGTSAAYFYSVFVTVFPGFFTAQGLTPSVYYEVAASVIALILLGKTLENRAKGETSEAIRKLMGLQAKTARIIRNGEELEIAIAQVAINDIVQVRPGEQIPVDGEVVEGASTVDEAMVTGESLPVKKQLGDEVIGATINKTGSFKFRATRVGKDTFLAQIVKMVQEAQGSKAPIQKLADQVTGWFVPAVIAIALATFIVWFNATGNFTLATVTMVEVLIIACPCALGLATPTAVMVGTGKGAENGILIKGADSLELAHKIQIIVLDKTGTLTEGKPTVTDFVTVKGTADSNELKLLQLAASVERNSEHPVGEAVVRYAQSQEVKLTDIRDFEAIAGSGVRGVSGGKSIALGTLRWMQELGCDTEYLELRARAFEAASKTVVWMAVEGKIEAILGIADALKPSSARAVKALQKLGLEVVMLTGDNRSTAESIAQSVGITRVFAEVRPDQKAAQIQALQGEGRIVAMVGDGINDAAALAAADVGIAIGTGTDVAIAASDITLISGDLQGIVTAIKLSGATMRNIRENLFFAFIYNIAGIPIAAGILYPFFGWLLNPIVAGAAMAFSSLSVVTNALRLRNFQAKSLA; translated from the coding sequence ATGGACAATCTCACACTTAAATTGCGGGGAATGAGTTGTGCATCCTGTGCTTCTTCTGTGGAACAAGCAATCAAATCTGTTCCCGGCGTCATTGAGTGCAGCGTCAATTTTGGGAGGGAACAAGCAACCATCAAATATGACTCGAAGCAAACCGATTTAACAACAATTCAATCGGCTGTTGATGCGGCGGGATACGAAGCTTTGCCGCTCCAAGAAATGGCTGCGGTAGAAGATGATGCAGAACAAGCCGATCGCAAATCCGCATCTCAAAAATTGCAGGTAAAACTCTGGATCGCAGGCAGCATCAGCATTCTGCTCGTTCTGGGCGGTATTCCAGCCATGACAGGATTGCACCTACCATTCATTCCCGCATGGCTGCACAATTCCTGGCTGCAATTAGCCCTAACCTCACCAGTACAATTTTGGTGCGGCAAATCGTTTTATATAGGAGCTTGGAAATCCCTAAAACGGCACGTTGCAACCATGGATACTTTGATTGCTTTGGGAACAAGTGCTGCTTACTTTTACTCAGTATTTGTGACAGTCTTTCCAGGTTTCTTCACCGCCCAAGGTTTGACTCCCAGCGTTTACTACGAAGTTGCAGCCAGCGTCATCGCCTTAATTTTGTTGGGTAAAACCCTGGAAAATCGGGCGAAGGGAGAGACTTCGGAGGCGATTCGCAAGCTGATGGGTTTGCAAGCGAAAACTGCTCGGATAATTCGCAACGGCGAAGAGTTGGAAATTGCGATCGCCCAAGTGGCAATTAATGACATCGTACAGGTGCGCCCGGGCGAACAAATCCCCGTAGACGGAGAGGTGGTTGAAGGTGCTTCGACAGTAGACGAAGCAATGGTTACGGGAGAAAGTTTGCCTGTAAAAAAACAGCTTGGCGACGAAGTGATCGGAGCGACAATCAACAAAACTGGCAGCTTCAAATTTCGCGCTACTAGAGTCGGCAAAGATACATTTTTAGCTCAAATTGTCAAGATGGTGCAGGAAGCCCAAGGCTCAAAAGCACCGATTCAAAAGTTAGCAGACCAAGTGACAGGCTGGTTTGTTCCCGCAGTTATTGCCATCGCTTTAGCTACTTTTATTGTCTGGTTTAACGCGACGGGAAACTTCACTTTAGCAACCGTGACAATGGTGGAAGTGCTGATTATCGCCTGTCCCTGCGCTCTGGGTTTGGCGACTCCGACTGCTGTGATGGTTGGCACGGGTAAAGGTGCAGAAAATGGAATTTTAATTAAAGGAGCCGATAGTTTAGAATTGGCTCACAAAATTCAAATTATTGTGCTAGATAAAACTGGAACTCTGACGGAAGGTAAGCCGACGGTAACTGATTTTGTAACTGTTAAAGGAACGGCCGACAGCAATGAGTTAAAGTTGCTGCAATTGGCGGCTTCTGTAGAGCGAAATTCCGAGCATCCTGTGGGGGAAGCTGTGGTGAGGTACGCTCAATCTCAAGAAGTGAAGTTGACAGATATTCGGGATTTTGAGGCGATCGCCGGGAGCGGCGTGCGAGGGGTTTCGGGGGGAAAGTCGATCGCCCTAGGAACCCTCAGATGGATGCAGGAATTGGGCTGCGATACTGAATATCTGGAGCTGCGGGCGCGAGCTTTTGAAGCGGCGAGCAAAACGGTGGTTTGGATGGCTGTAGAGGGCAAAATAGAGGCAATTCTGGGCATTGCCGATGCTCTGAAACCGTCGTCGGCGCGGGCGGTGAAAGCGCTGCAAAAGCTCGGTTTGGAGGTGGTGATGCTGACTGGGGACAATCGATCGACTGCGGAGTCGATCGCCCAATCCGTCGGAATTACTCGCGTTTTCGCCGAAGTTAGACCCGACCAAAAAGCCGCTCAAATCCAAGCGCTGCAAGGGGAAGGCAGAATTGTGGCGATGGTGGGAGACGGGATTAACGATGCAGCGGCTTTGGCTGCTGCGGATGTGGGAATTGCGATCGGCACCGGCACCGATGTGGCGATCGCAGCCAGCGACATCACCTTAATTTCAGGAGATTTGCAAGGAATAGTTACAGCAATTAAACTTTCGGGCGCCACGATGCGGAACATCCGCGAAAATCTGTTTTTTGCCTTTATTTACAACATCGCAGGCATCCCGATCGCCGCTGGGATTTTGTACCCATTTTTTGGCTGGCTGCTCAATCCGATTGTCGCTGGTGCAGCCATGGCTTTCAGTTCGCTTTCAGTAGTGACTAATGCTTTGCGACTGCGGAATTTTCAAGCCAAATCTCTTGCATAA
- the gloA gene encoding lactoylglutathione lyase — protein sequence MQLLHTMLRVVNLEESLKFYIEVLGMKLLRQKDYPEGKFTLAFVGYGDMSDTTVLELTYNWGVAEYNLGDAYGHIAIGVDDIYGTCEAIKARGGKVSREPGPMKHGSTVIAFVQDPDGYKVELIQLDNQSRSSQKLTASSAS from the coding sequence ATGCAACTACTACACACGATGCTCCGAGTCGTCAACCTGGAAGAGTCCCTCAAATTTTACATCGAGGTTCTGGGGATGAAATTGCTGCGGCAAAAGGACTATCCAGAGGGTAAATTTACTCTGGCTTTTGTGGGCTACGGCGATATGTCCGACACTACAGTTTTGGAATTAACATACAACTGGGGCGTCGCAGAGTACAATTTAGGCGATGCTTACGGTCATATTGCGATCGGCGTTGACGACATTTACGGTACTTGCGAAGCAATTAAAGCCCGCGGCGGTAAAGTGAGCCGCGAACCGGGCCCGATGAAACACGGTTCAACTGTCATCGCTTTTGTGCAAGATCCAGATGGATATAAAGTTGAATTAATCCAACTAGATAACCAAAGTCGCAGCAGTCAGAAACTAACTGCTTCATCAGCATCTTAG